One genomic segment of Chitinophaga sancti includes these proteins:
- a CDS encoding aspartyl/asparaginyl beta-hydroxylase domain-containing protein, whose translation MSNKVKPWYNVFGGRYTGEQPPFYEREELPWVRILEDNWETIRDEVTGLMQEKPNRLRPYFINKSMSFPPKKWKTMGLYFWKFTMHDNCRKCPETVKLMKQIPNLTSCSLSVLEAGSNINPHQGDTDAIIRCHLGLSVPAALPDCGFQVSREIRPWENGKALPFCDAHTHTAWNHSNTRRLILIIDVIRPEFARQENMICAHVLASSVLQMLYQRFAFLGRQSGYLKKNLYNLLRYSIWVVLPIQRFKLF comes from the coding sequence ATGAGCAATAAAGTAAAACCTTGGTATAATGTATTTGGAGGCCGGTACACCGGCGAACAGCCTCCTTTTTACGAGCGGGAGGAGCTGCCATGGGTAAGGATTCTGGAAGATAACTGGGAAACCATCCGGGATGAAGTGACAGGACTGATGCAGGAAAAGCCGAACAGGCTACGGCCCTATTTCATTAATAAATCCATGTCTTTTCCTCCTAAAAAGTGGAAGACGATGGGATTGTATTTCTGGAAATTTACGATGCACGACAATTGCCGGAAATGCCCGGAAACAGTGAAGTTGATGAAACAGATTCCTAACCTGACTTCTTGTTCGCTGAGTGTATTGGAGGCAGGATCGAATATCAATCCGCATCAGGGGGATACCGATGCGATTATCCGCTGTCATCTGGGATTATCTGTCCCTGCTGCGCTACCGGATTGTGGATTCCAGGTATCCAGGGAGATACGTCCCTGGGAAAATGGGAAAGCCCTTCCCTTCTGTGATGCGCATACGCATACTGCCTGGAATCATTCTAATACGAGAAGGCTAATTCTTATCATTGATGTAATACGGCCGGAATTTGCCAGGCAGGAGAACATGATCTGTGCGCATGTACTCGCGTCTTCCGTATTACAAATGTTGTATCAGCGCTTTGCCTTCCTGGGACGGCAATCGGGCTACCTGAAAAAGAACCTTTACAACCTGCTGCGATATTCTATCTGGGTGGTATTACCCATTCAAAGATTTAAACTATTCTGA